ACGAAACTCGAAATATGgagaactcaatttctcctttaTATTTCGTATTTCACTATTATCAAAACATAACACAAAAATGTCAATAGTTATCGACTAAAAATTTAGTGGACTAAGCATACCAAGTTGGCATGGTGATGTGGTATCAGGTATGTCACACTAATAATTAATTGACAAAtgacattataaaaaaaatcttatttccaaCTAGATATATGAAAAAACTATATCCTCAAATATGGAAACTATCCAAAAATTTGGATCTCctatacatatattataaacTCGTACTATATTCCTATAATTTATAGGGATTGACgcctaatatcatggaacttttaaaaagttgaatttttcccacgaactttgaaattaacaaataatatcacgaactttactcTGGGTTAGTTATTTCCCACCAGTGAAAAAATTCCGGCTATATATCCCTAATTTATATGCGTATTTTTATTTGTAACCATCTTTTCAATTTAATGacttatttttcttattatatataaatatgctAAAAATGAGACATAATAAATATGATCTTAACTTAAATTTATCACCTTCATtttcattatatatattttatgtatgCAAAAAATCATCAAACATAATCATCACTTAACTTTGTTTagctcttattttattttattattgcacATCATTAATTACATGAATTATTATATGTTATCTTGAAAAATAAAGTAGCAGCTATGCGCCTATGCGTAGTATAAATAAAAGTTCATAAATGGTTAAATATTATACTTAGGAAGTCTAAATCATACTATATTTTGGAAGTACATTTATTTCGTTCCATAATATGAAGTGGACCTTGCAATTGTCAATTAATTATTAGTATGACATACCATATCATCATGCCAATTTGGTATGTCCAGTCTACTAAATTTTTACTCACAAGTTGGTATGTCTAGTCTACTAAATTTTTACTCGCGAGTCAAAAAGATCAAGCATGCACTACACTACTTAATAAGTATGCCCGAATAGTTATATATATGAGGCAGAAAGAAATATAGATAGAGATTTTAGCAATTAGCACAATAGATTATTTAAAGTTTTGATTGTAAATGGGCGAATCCTTAAATAATGTATATAAGTTTCTatataaacaaagaaaaatactGATATTAGTTAAATATTTTGCTTTAAAAGGTTCATTTTGTATTTTGGGTCACTAAAACTATGGGCTGAAATTTCAATTTCACCGCCACTTTGAATTAAATGTGAAAATCTCACCGCCACTCTGTCAAATTTCACAACCCCCTCTCTCTCCCAAAAAACCCTAAATCTCCCTTCTTTCTCTAATTCTTCATCCAATCTGTTGGCGTTTAGGAGAAATCGCCGAGCCGAGGGGAACCAAGTAAAGCATTAGGTGAGGAGCCAAAGCAATGTTTCTGAtgtgttcaatttttttttctacgcGGCAGATAGATGAGCTTGATTTTCTGTTTCAGCATTTCTCTTGTGTTGTTTCTTAATCGCGATAAATTGCGGTTTGTTGTCAATGCTGTACACGATCgtctgtttttttttaattaggagTTTGAGTTGAATGCATTGACTGGTGGACGGATTGAATGCATTGACTGGTGGACGGATTTTTCTTCGTGGTTGACTGTTCCGGCGACTTATTTGTGTTGGACGGATTTCTCTTGTGTTCTTCCATCATTCATGTTTGTGTTGGATGGAGCTGGAGTGTGATTATCTTATGGCTTGTGTGCATGCAATTCTGAATTTGTGTGGTTTTTTTTGCAATGTGAGATGATGCCTATGTGTGATTGCTTGCTTTTGACCACCAAATTGGAGTTGGAGTGAATGAGGTGTGACTGTTTCTGTATGAGATGGAATATCTGTGGTGTTGATTAATGTGAAGGATAGTGTGATGTGATGATATGGAAAGTCATAGGGATGCATATGGATTTACAAGTACTGAAGTGATCATGATGCtagttttttctttattatcttTTGATTTCCTTTAAGTAGAAGTCCTATTGTTGAAAGTCAAGAGATTACATTTTTCACAAGCTAGGTTATTACTACTGGTTCATGTTCTGATTGAGATTGAATTCTGGAATGAACTTAACTGCTTCTGGTTCATGTTctgattgagattgagattagGTTCAATATGTATTCATTTTATTGCTGCTAAGCTTTGGTGTCTTCATAAGAATAACTCCGGTATTCATCGCTTATCAGTCATTTTTTTGGTGTCTATTACTGCAGAGAAAAGACAGGCAGAGTCCGGTCGCATTAGAGAGAAATATCCGGATAGAATTCCAGTGAGTTAAACAATTTATTCCACAGTTGAGGCGTAATTATATGCATTGTTTGAACTCTGATAATCACACAGTAGCATCATTTTGCACCAGATATCAGTATAGGTAATATACTGCATTTTGTGTGATTAGTAAGTGATATAAAGTAATGCCGTTCCATTATTTCACAGCACCTTGTCAGGACATATATTATTTATTGCTAGTAATTAATTCAATCTCGAACACTATAACCCTTCGCATTCAGCTTATACCCAAATCTCCATTCATACTCTCAGTCGACCATTCCAGCTTAGAAGGTTAAGTTTTCAATCCTTCTCTTCCCCTTTTGCTGCATTATTGTGGAAATTTGTTGTTGAAGATGGAAAGTTGAAAGTAATTGATGATTGGTAGTGGTAAATAGAAAGGAAATGGTGTGGTTAGTGAATGGAAATTggtgtgtattttaattttgtctgcttaattattgaatttgtgtGGTGTTTTATCAGTGAATTGATTAAGATTTATGACCCaatttcactcatatttcatcTTCATATGTGTTGATTTCCATTCAGTAGCTTATGGGGCCTGGTGTGCGCTTCACAGTGTTTAAGTTTAACATGCCGTGTTTCCAGATAGTTTCGAGGAGGTGGATTTAAAGGATGATACTGATCTTGTAAAATCTGGAATTCCTGTTGTTTGTTGTGATAAAGGAATTGTGAGTAACTACTTTCCGTCTATGCCTGAATTATGCCGTGTCGGTGGTGCCTTGTTCATGATGCACACCCCAAAGTCGGGTAGGTCCAAATTGTTGTGGTCTGCACCGTCACCACCAATGCCCGTTGGTTCTTCTACTATGACCTGGACTTGTTGCGCTGCTTTGGAGTCAAGGCGATTATTCCCCACGATAGTCCCGTTACGTGATGGCAGGATATTAATCTGCGGGGGCACTCCTCAACTAAAAAGTTGGATTGAGATCTACGACCCGCAGAAAGGCGAGTTTGACCGGAGGAACGCTCCTAAGCTGCTCTTTGACTTTAGTCCCTTCTCATCGGCTGGCTTTGAGTTGACGAACGATTTGGTTATGCTGTTCTTCCCTAAGCTTTACTTAACAACAGGAATCAGCGTATCAACTCTTCTCTTGTACAATGTGGAAATTGACCACGGGGAAGTCTTCAATGTGGAACTCCCCAAATCTGAACGCTATTCCTTGGAGCAGAGGAAGTGGATATATGTGGGGGGAGGCATCCTATTCCTTATCGACCAAGCATCTGGTTGGTTTGTCTACCATCTCAAAGCCAAAAAAGTGGTGGCGAAGGTGGACGTGATGGTTGAGGATAAGGAAGGAAAAGTGATGCAAGCTTTGTACCTCGACAACAATGATCAAAATACTAGTTGGATCTTCCACATATTCGTGGAAGAGGAGACTCAAACTAGAATTCGTTATGCCAAGATCGAAGTTTCCCAAGCGGATTACACTGCTACAGTTCAGTTGAGCTGTAATCTGGGATTTAGTTTCTATAACGACATTTATGTGTGAGCCCCTTGTTCGTTAGGATCTATATGGTTTGAATTGAATCTGGAATTTCTTTATAACTAGAATTGAAATGCTCATTTTTGTATGCAGCATTGCCGATGAAGGGAGCTGCGAAGGAGGACCCGTTGAAAGAGAAAGAGGAGAAGGATCAGAAGTGAATGAAAGCATGAAAAGGAGGAGGATCAGTAGGGAATGAAAGCAAAGCATGCTTCTTGCACATTGAAGATGATGAACTAACCTACCGTATGTGCTTGTGTAGTTCAatttagttttgttttgtttggatTGACTAATGGTGTAATTGTTGTTTAGTAAAATGGTTGTGATTGAATTCGAGGCATCATGTTGAATGTCGCTTGTGTTTGTGCATTTGTTCTTTAATGCATTGCGTGCAGTCTTCTTATCTGTTCCTCAACTCTTCCATCCCTTAACATATTTTTGTAATTTGGTGGAAGAGGGATGGAAGAGTTGAGGAACAGATAAGAAGACTGCACGCAATGCATTAAAGAACAAATGCATAAACACAAGCGACATTCAACATGATGCCTCGAATTCAATCACAACCATCTTACTAAACAACAATTACACCATTGGTCaatccaaaaaaaacaaaactaaattGAACTACACAAGCACATACGGTAGGTTAGTTCATCATCTTCAATGTGCAAGAAGCATGCTTTGCTTTCATTCCCTACTGATCCTCCTCCTTTTCATGCTTTCATTCACTTCTGATCCTTCTCCTCTTTCTCTTTCAACGGGTCCTCCTTCGCAGCTCCCTTCATCGCCAATGCTGCATACAAAAATGAGCATTTCAATTCTAGTTATAAAGAAATTCCAGATTCAATTCAAACCATATAGATCCTAACGAACAAGGGGCTCACACATAAATGTCGTTATAGAAACCAAATCCCAGATTACAGCTCAGCTGAACTGTAGCAGTGTAATCCGCTTGGGAAACTTTGACCTTGGCATAACGAATTCTAGTTTGAGTCTCCTCTTCCACGAATATGTGGAAGATCCAACTAGTATTTTGATCATTGTTGCCGAGGTACAAAGCTTGCATCACTCTCCCTTATCCTCAACCATCACGTCCACCTTCGCCACCACTTTTTTGGCTTTGAGATGGTAGACAAACCAACCAGATGCTTGGTCGATAAGGAATAGGATGCCTCCCCCCACATATATCCACTTCTTCTGCTCCAAGGAATAGCGTTCAGATTTGGGGAGTTCCACATTGAAGACTTCCCAGTGGTCAATTTCCACGTTGTACAAGAGAAGAGTTGATACGCTGATTCCTGTTGTTAAGTAAAGCTTAGGGAAGAACAGCATAACCAAATCGTTCGTCAACTCAAAGCCAACCAATGAGAAGGGACTAAAGTCAAAGAGCAGCTTAGGAGCGTTCCTCCGGTCAAACTCGCCTTTCTGCGAGTTGTAGATCTCAATCCAACTTTTTAGTTGAGGAGTGCCCCCGCAGATGAATATCGTGCCATCACGTAACGGGACTATCGTGGGGAATAATCACCTTGACTCCAAAGCAGCGCAACAAGTCCAGGTCATAGTAGAAGAACCAACGGGCATTGGTGGTGACGGTGCAGACCACAACAATTTGGACCTACCCGACTTTGGGGTGTGCATCATGAACAAGGCATAGACGGAAAGTAGTTACTCACAATTCCTTTATCACAACAGGAATTCTAGATTTTACAAGATCAGTATCATCCTTTAAATCCACCTCCTCGAAACTATCTGGAAACACGGCATGTTAAACTTAAACACTGTGAAGCGCACACCAGGCCCCATAAGCTGCTGAATGGAAATCAACACATATGAAgatgaaatatgagtgaaattGGGTCATAAATCTTAATCAATTCACTGATAAAACACCacacaaattcaataattaagcagaaaaattaaaatacacaccAATTTCAGCTGCATGAGGTTTATATTAGATCACGTCAAAGAGCAGCAAAGATCGGATTCAAATTTTGCTACCACAATACCTGAGTAGCTTCTCCTTTCAACCCAATGATTAAGTATTTGAGTTGTACTTGCATCACCACCAAAATTAACTGGGAAATGCAACGTGAGGTTACCAACACTCCGAAATCTCGAATACCTGTTGATACATTATTAGAGAGTCAGAAACTTCGGATTAGTGAAGAGATCTACAGAAAATTTATTGAGAAAAGATTGCAGTCGGATACCGATACAACATGCACACGGTGCTAAAAGTATAATTTAAACCTCACCTTGTCTGGTACTCCAAAACTCCTTGTAAGTTTTCTGCCAAATCCCACTCCtgagatgataaaaaaaaaagtcaacACTAGAATTATGAGTAAAATCTGACCAAATAACTTATGTAACAGCATACCTGCACGGCTTGCATATTCTGAGCATCTGAAAAGTCAATACCCTCTCGGTTGATGAATCTGGGTTAAGCAGCTTATTCAGGCAACAAAAATAATGGGTAGCAAGATACGGTGATAAGGATAAATTGACAAAATCCAGCAATGTAATACACCAATACAATTCCAGCAAATTATAGGGTAAAAGAGCACACTTAACTAtatcattttaaaatgaaaaggcAAAAAGTTACTAGAACTCACGCTCTCATCTTTGCAGGACTCGTCCCATCAGCGCCACCAACGATTGAAATGCTCTTTAGCTTAACATCTGATGTAAATCTATACATTAAACAAACATATAagcaaatttcaataaaataaattggctATATGAAAATCAATCAGATAGTAGATCATCGAATTGAGAACATCAACAAAttcgataaaataaaataagcaaaGCTTTGAGCTATCACATAGTTAaatggattttttatttttcactgCAGAGTATGCAGTTTGCTATCAGTTGAGGCTTCCACGATGAACATACAAGTCATTCCTTAATTCTTATCAACTACTATTTCTTTCATGAAAAAAATAACAGGACATTCGCCACTCAATCCATCAAACAGAGAAAGTTTATACTCACGGAATAAAGACTATCAACTCAGGATCACCTTCATTGCTTTCCAAGTAACCCTGTGGCATTCAAAACAAAATCGCTGAAGTAATTTCTAGCTATCAAACACGACACACACAATCAATAAGAGAAAAGAAGACATTTAAATGTCCCAACCACCATACCTCATGATACCATATACATGACAATACTAAAAGGCAACATCTATTGAAGAtaagaaacaaagtaaatcaATAGCAACTAAAAACTTTTTAATCCAAAAGTGATACTAATCCAGTGGAGCGGGGAACGCAAAACATGACAAATATATAGCAATCAGACTTCACCACAGAAACAATAACTCAAAACATCAATATATGGAAACCTATCGGTAACCAAAACTCATCAGATTACTAGATTAGGGAGTACCTCTGAAGAGTTCAGCCGATGCTCCCAATCTTTGAACACCGACTTCACACTTCCAGAAACAGCCTCATTCAGCGCAGAAACCTTCGGAAACACAGatttgtaaaaaatcatggattaaatatgcccggtcaatggattttgaccaaataataaatgtgacgagacatttaattttgtgaaattaaatgacatagcgtcgatctacattttacgtaggtaaatgtagtatattcactttctcaaatccgatttccggtgagtgagaaatagtggattaaagttgggcataattagcttttaattaaagcttggagatggagcttagggaataattaactagtgttaattatcccacattggaggattaacacatctttaatgtgtataaattaagtgactttatgttacttaataattatagtggaccaagatgggtgaaagagcccacacgcgcgcacacgcgcgcgccgccgccgcccgcccgcccgagcccgagcccgtgcccgtgcccgtgcccgtgctcgtggtcgcgggcgcgggccgcgggcctcgggcctcgggcccgagcccgagcccgatcccgatcccgatctcgatcttggacttggacttggatcttggatcttggcaattggtctttgggtggtctttgggcttggtgcttggcccaaactattctttttggaccaccgccgagtcagcaatccaagtggcttgacacgtcgtcaagcgaggcacagtcacggttgccacgtgagaaatccacacggatggcacactcctgccacacgtctgtaaccgacgtcggttacgaattgccatgatgacagccatcatggctgttgaccccctgcagtggactgagcctataaataggccagtcattccatgcatcactacacaattcaaaaagcattctgcatcatacgctctctccctctccctgcatagttttttctgtcgaagctctgccctctcctccatccagttcgccggagctctgttgattgcggtgctgcatcaatagagacgtagccgttttacctttggggacgacacgccaaaccgaagagcactaccggggcgtatctcgtcttgcgggaagaggcctcctcgactcggctaatcacactggtttagtagtttcgattatacgttgtatttttaagttcagttcttcctttcctttcttttgggttgtattacgcccggtagttatctttgtaatcccagaaaccaacaatcgcaagacgagatagcttgcctttgaaggaatttgaacttctaaactgaactaaaacttccgAAACATTAACAccttttgctggagatgtcgacggaatccaacactgctgctgccaacgccaccgccgccattccctccaccatggcgaccactggaccggtcaacacttcatcgattccctcgatgatgccaacttctggcttcccagccgcttcatccaccgtcccttgggtttgggacaaccccttcggggcgtccactggttccacctttggtggttcggttggttccacttttagtggttccttcggatcctttaatggatcgagtgttggtgccttcgggctcaatactagtgttggatctttcgggatcaacacgaatgctggggccttcgggtctcatgcgggtgctagtcccttcggggctggtacgaccatggcgggctctatgcccaacatgaatggtgggggctctatgcccaaccaagttgttggctccttcgggggcaacggaattggttccttccaaggaccaactgcggcacctttggcaccaagaatgatgccacctgccgagaagccaccaaagtttggaggatctgacttcaagcggtggtaccagaagatgttgttctacttgacaacattgggcgtcgccaacttcctcacggagaacgagccgcccgcgccaagcgaccaagagactaggctcgaagtcatggcggactatgaagcttggagaaaaggggattatctatgtaaaaactttattttaagtgcattagatgatagcctctataatgtatactccaatgtaaccacatctaaacaaatgtgggaaagcctagagaagaaatatagcatagacaatgctgcagggactgaacaggttgtagcatccaagtttatggactacaagatggtcgactctcgacccatcatggagcaagtccaagagctccaaatgatcatccactcattagtggctgaagggatgaccttgcccgataaattcctaaggtgcacgatcattgacaagctccctccaagttggaaggacttcaagagttatctcaagcacaagcgaaagcagatgacccttgaagacttgatcgtgaagttgcgcattgaggccgacgtgcgcaaaagtgatcaaaaggctaagggcttcaccccaaatgaagccaaagccaacctgttggagcggggcggtccctccaacaaacgccctcgcccaaaccgtccaaacgacaaagggaagggaaagcagccttcaaagaagtttgaaggcgactgctacaaatgtggcaaaccgggccactttgccaaagactgccgcagcaagaagaagaagccggcagcccacgtcgttgagaaggagttcaaggactgggatgagaacgacctcattgcagtggtcactgaagaggttaaccttgttgataacaagggaggctggtacatcgacaccggcgctactgctcatgtttgctccgacaggagcaagtttgcctcctacactgctgttgaagggaggaagatcaacatggggaatcaagcatcgtcagaagtcctcggcgttggcaacgtgattctcatgatgacgtctggcctaactatcactttgaaggatgtgctgcatgtcccggacatccgcaagaacctagtgtcaggatcaatactagttaataaagggtttaaacttgtatttgagtccgataggtttgtcttgtataagtttggaaaatccatcggaaaaggttatgtaaccgatgggcttttcaagcttagtgtagcaactcgaagtgttgcgaagccattggccaataagaataaagcatctacttcctcttatttgattgagtcttcaaatttgtggcattgtagattgggacatgtaaattcaaaagccattaaaagattagtaaatttagattt
This portion of the Salvia splendens isolate huo1 chromosome 10, SspV2, whole genome shotgun sequence genome encodes:
- the LOC121751272 gene encoding PITH domain-containing protein 1-like isoform X2, which encodes MSCLHDHSCEEYDCSTDWSLYKHIDLSKVSALNEAVSGSVKSVFKDWEHRLNSSEGYLESNEGDPELIVFIPFTSDVKLKSISIVGGADGTSPAKMRAFINREGIDFSDAQNMQAVQEWDLAENLQGVLEYQTRYSRFRSVGNLTLHFPVNFGGDASTTQILNHWVERRSYSAKGEEKD
- the LOC121751270 gene encoding uncharacterized protein LOC121751270, which codes for MPELCRVGGALFMMHTPKSGRSKLLWSAPSPPMPVGSSTMTWTCCAALESRRLFPTIVPLRDGRILICGGTPQLKSWIEIYDPQKGEFDRRNAPKLLFDFSPFSSAGFELTNDLVMLFFPKLYLTTGISVSTLLLYNVEIDHGEVFNVELPKSERYSLEQRKWIYVGGGILFLIDQASGWFVYHLKAKKVVAKVDVMVEDKEGKVMQALYLDNNDQNTSWIFHIFVEEETQTRIRYAKIEVSQADYTATVQLSCNLGFSFYNDIYVIADEGSCEGGPVERERGEGSEVNESMKRRRISRE
- the LOC121751272 gene encoding PITH domain-containing protein 1-like isoform X1; amino-acid sequence: MSCLHDHSCEEYDCSTDWSLYKHIDLSKVSALNEAVSGSVKSVFKDWEHRLNSSEGYLESNEGDPELIVFIPFTSDVKLKSISIVGGADGTSPAKMRAFINREGIDFSDAQNMQAVQEWDLAENLQGVLEYQTRYSRFRSVGNLTLHFPVNFGGDASTTQILNHWVERRSYSGIVVAKFESDLCCSLT